The following proteins come from a genomic window of Streptomyces sp. ALI-76-A:
- a CDS encoding lamin tail domain-containing protein — MRMRHVLAATATVGLIAAVAAAPAQAAEYSSALKLKGVQYDAPGSDSNNCTTGNTRNEYLTIKNYSSATTVNLKGYVVKDEAGNRFAFTADHSLQPGDHVKLRGGRGTDSDANNVVYRQNCNFMWNNDKDTIYFYKPSGSRADVHAYTRNGSDPDRNGYVNFHG, encoded by the coding sequence ATGCGTATGCGCCATGTCCTGGCGGCCACCGCCACCGTCGGCCTGATAGCCGCCGTGGCGGCCGCGCCGGCCCAGGCCGCCGAGTACTCCTCGGCCCTGAAGCTCAAGGGCGTCCAGTACGACGCGCCCGGTTCGGACTCCAACAACTGCACGACCGGCAACACCAGGAACGAGTACCTGACGATCAAGAACTACTCGTCCGCGACGACCGTCAACCTCAAGGGCTACGTGGTCAAGGACGAGGCAGGCAACCGCTTCGCCTTCACCGCCGACCACTCGTTGCAGCCCGGCGACCACGTGAAGCTGCGCGGCGGCAGAGGCACCGACTCCGACGCGAACAACGTGGTGTACCGGCAGAACTGCAACTTCATGTGGAACAACGACAAGGACACGATCTACTTCTACAAGCCCTCCGGCAGCCGGGCCGACGTGCACGCCTACACCCGGAACGGCTCCGACCCCGACCGCAACGGCTACGTCAACTTCCACGGCTGA
- a CDS encoding luciferase family protein has protein sequence MTTGLRAMTRLADWPDLVEARPSCGRGRALRTHSTEIAHFHSDRTADVHLSAPAIWRLRGDLQGSTALRLIPGSAWVTVRLECESDIDLLMTLVSVALKAHQGSPAADPAPSVRCNDHRRVAITL, from the coding sequence ATGACGACTGGCTTGCGGGCCATGACCCGCCTGGCGGACTGGCCGGACCTCGTGGAGGCCCGGCCCAGTTGCGGCAGGGGGCGTGCACTGCGCACCCACAGCACCGAGATCGCGCACTTCCACTCGGACCGCACGGCCGACGTACACCTGTCCGCGCCGGCCATCTGGCGCCTGCGGGGCGACCTGCAGGGCTCGACCGCGCTGCGCCTGATACCCGGCTCCGCCTGGGTGACGGTCCGCCTGGAGTGCGAGTCGGACATCGATCTGCTCATGACGCTGGTGAGCGTCGCCCTCAAGGCCCACCAGGGGAGCCCGGCCGCTGATCCGGCGCCCTCCGTCCGGTGCAACGACCACCGCCGGGTGGCGATCACGTTGTGA
- a CDS encoding MFS transporter: MTLVAGFMSLLDVTIVAVALPSMQRDLHASAPAIQWVVSGYALTFALVLVTAGRLGDAIGRRRIFLLALTGFVVCSAAAGAAPSIELLVVARLAQGVAAGCLAPQNSALIQQMFRGAERGRAFGLFGATVGISSAVGPVVGGLILMLADGPQGWRWIFYVNVPVGALALVLGLRLLPRIAPRRGEHLDLAGVALLGCGVLAVMLPLVLAESGGVRRLWWLFLAGAALLGAFARWERRVAARGRQPLLDPQLVTGTRGYAAGAAIATLYFVGFSGVWLVFALYFQNGEGFSPLRSGLAVTPFAIGSALAAVVAGRLVERLGRLLTVCGLAAVAVGLGGAALSLRFAPAGLAVWLAAPALFVGGLGSGCVISPNVTMTLRDVPVRMAGAAGGALQTGQRLGGAVGTAALPGLFYLVLSAGPHDYRSAVAVAVGCGIAPVLGALGVGAHDWLRDRRARRDPCPPELSHSPVHASHG, from the coding sequence GTGACGCTGGTGGCCGGGTTCATGAGCCTGCTGGACGTGACGATCGTCGCGGTGGCGCTGCCGTCCATGCAACGCGACCTGCACGCCTCGGCACCCGCCATCCAGTGGGTCGTCTCGGGATACGCCCTCACGTTCGCCCTGGTCCTGGTGACCGCCGGGCGGCTGGGCGACGCGATCGGCCGGCGCCGGATCTTCCTGCTGGCGCTGACGGGGTTCGTGGTGTGCAGCGCGGCGGCGGGCGCGGCCCCCTCGATCGAACTGCTGGTCGTGGCCCGGCTGGCCCAGGGCGTCGCCGCGGGCTGTCTCGCCCCGCAGAACTCCGCCCTGATCCAGCAGATGTTCCGGGGCGCCGAACGCGGCCGGGCGTTCGGCCTGTTCGGGGCCACGGTGGGTATCTCCAGCGCCGTCGGCCCGGTCGTCGGCGGACTGATCCTGATGCTCGCCGACGGACCGCAGGGCTGGCGCTGGATCTTCTACGTCAACGTCCCCGTCGGAGCGCTCGCCCTGGTGCTGGGACTGCGGCTGCTGCCGAGGATCGCTCCCCGCCGCGGTGAACACCTCGATCTCGCGGGCGTCGCCCTGCTCGGCTGCGGGGTGCTGGCGGTGATGCTGCCCCTCGTGCTCGCGGAGTCCGGCGGCGTGCGGAGACTGTGGTGGCTCTTCCTCGCCGGGGCAGCCCTCCTGGGGGCCTTCGCCCGCTGGGAACGGCGGGTCGCCGCGCGTGGTCGACAGCCGCTGCTCGATCCCCAGCTGGTCACCGGCACCCGCGGTTACGCGGCCGGGGCCGCCATCGCCACCCTGTACTTTGTCGGGTTCAGCGGCGTGTGGCTGGTGTTCGCCCTGTACTTCCAGAACGGTGAGGGATTCTCGCCGCTGCGGTCGGGACTGGCGGTGACCCCGTTCGCCATCGGCTCCGCCCTCGCCGCCGTGGTGGCCGGGCGTCTGGTGGAGCGGCTGGGACGGCTGCTGACCGTGTGCGGCCTCGCCGCCGTGGCCGTCGGACTGGGCGGGGCCGCCCTGAGCCTGCGCTTCGCCCCCGCCGGCCTCGCGGTGTGGCTCGCGGCCCCCGCCCTGTTCGTCGGCGGCCTGGGCAGCGGCTGCGTGATCTCGCCGAACGTCACCATGACCCTGCGGGACGTACCGGTCCGGATGGCGGGCGCGGCGGGCGGCGCCCTCCAGACGGGGCAGCGGCTGGGCGGAGCCGTCGGTACGGCCGCCCTGCCGGGCCTGTTCTACCTGGTGCTGAGCGCCGGCCCGCACGACTACCGGTCGGCGGTCGCGGTCGCGGTGGGCTGCGGCATCGCGCCGGTGCTGGGCGCGCTCGGGGTGGGCGCGCACGACTGGCTGCGGGACCGCAGGGCACGACGGGATCCGTGCCCGCCGGAGTTGTCCCACAGTCCCGTGCACGCGAGTCATGGCTGA